A region of Vitis riparia cultivar Riparia Gloire de Montpellier isolate 1030 chromosome 12, EGFV_Vit.rip_1.0, whole genome shotgun sequence DNA encodes the following proteins:
- the LOC117927079 gene encoding 50S ribosomal protein L18: protein MVMVQMKGSMLSSMTPVTAPTLQFKSSGLFGTHSNSISFLSMPITNSFTKAMVIEARANAKKDSAKIRNRKLQRKFNGSPTKPRLSVFCSAKQLYAMLVDDQNKRCLFYGSTLQKSIHGNNPCSAIEAAERVGEELVKACIDHQINEISSYDRNGFARGERMQAFEIAISRHGFLPR, encoded by the exons ATGGTCATGGTACAAATGAAGGGCTCCATG CTTTCTAGTATGACTCCTGTCACTGCTCCTACACTACAATTCAAGTCTTCTGGTCTCTTTGGAACCCATTCAAATTCTATTAGTTTCCTTTCCATGCCCATTACAA ATTCTTTTACCAAAGCAATGGTGATTGAAGCAAGGGCAAATGCTAAGAAGGACAGTGCAAAAATCCGAAACAGAAAATTGCAAAGAAAG TTCAATGGCTCCCCTACAAAACCAAGACTTTCAGTATTTTGTTCAGCCAAGCAATTGTATGCTATGCTAGTCGATGACCAGAACAAAAGGTGTTTATTTTATGGAAGCACTCTGCAGAAATCTATTCATGGGAATAACCCTTGTAGCGCCATT GAAGCTGCTGAACGTGTTGGGGAGGAGCTTGTGAAGGCTTGTATCGATCaccaaattaatgaaatatcATCTTATGATCGCAATGGTTTTGCCCGTGGAGAAAGGATGCAAGCCTTTGAGATTGCAATTTCTCGTCATGGGTTCTTGCCTAGGTAG